The Streptococcus pluranimalium genome contains a region encoding:
- a CDS encoding ribonuclease J, whose amino-acid sequence MSDIKIMALGGVRENGKNLYIAEVNDAIFVLDAGLKYPENEQLGVDVVIPNLDYLIDNKDRVQGVFLTHGHADAIGALPYLIASMNVPVFGSELTIELAKLMVKNNTAVKKFNNFHVVDSETEIEFGDAVVSFFKTTHSIPESLGIVVGTKEGNIVYTGDFKFDQAARDAYHTDFARLTEIGREGVLALLADSANATSTEQVASESEVGVEIDQVIGDAQGRVIVAAVSSNLARIQQVFDAAANYGRRVVLTGFDVENIVRTAIRLKKLHIADERIMVKPKEMSKFEDHELVILETGRMGEPINSLQKMAIGRHRFIQIKDGDLVYIVTTPSIAKEAVVARVENMIYKAGGSVKLITQNLRVSGHANGRDLQLMLNLMKPKYLFPIQGEYRDLAAHANMAEETGMPAENIYIMKRGDIMHLSDQGFLHEGAIPAGDVMIDGNAIGDVGNIVLRDRKVLSEDGIFIVAMTVNKKERKIVSRAKINTRGFVYVKKSRDILRESADLVNTTVENYLAEDGFDWGELKGQVRDEISKFLFDQTKRRPAILPVIMEVR is encoded by the coding sequence ATGAGCGATATTAAAATTATGGCTTTGGGTGGGGTTCGTGAAAACGGAAAAAACCTTTATATTGCCGAAGTCAATGATGCTATCTTTGTTTTAGATGCTGGGTTAAAATACCCAGAGAACGAACAGTTAGGGGTTGATGTGGTTATCCCTAATCTTGATTACTTGATTGATAATAAGGATCGTGTTCAAGGTGTCTTTTTGACACATGGACATGCTGATGCGATTGGTGCCTTGCCTTATTTAATTGCCTCAATGAATGTGCCTGTATTTGGTTCAGAATTGACCATTGAGTTGGCTAAATTGATGGTTAAAAACAATACAGCTGTCAAAAAATTCAATAATTTCCACGTTGTCGATAGCGAAACTGAGATTGAGTTTGGCGATGCTGTCGTTTCATTCTTTAAAACGACCCACTCTATTCCAGAAAGTTTAGGGATTGTTGTCGGCACTAAAGAAGGTAATATTGTCTATACAGGTGACTTTAAATTTGACCAGGCAGCGCGTGATGCTTACCATACTGACTTTGCCCGTCTAACAGAAATTGGTCGTGAGGGTGTCCTGGCTCTCTTGGCAGATTCTGCTAATGCGACAAGTACAGAGCAAGTGGCTAGTGAATCAGAAGTTGGCGTTGAAATTGATCAAGTTATCGGAGATGCGCAAGGACGTGTTATTGTGGCAGCAGTGTCAAGTAACCTAGCCCGTATCCAACAAGTTTTTGATGCAGCAGCTAATTATGGTCGTCGGGTTGTACTGACAGGTTTTGATGTTGAAAATATCGTTCGAACAGCTATTCGACTTAAAAAGTTACATATAGCTGATGAGCGCATCATGGTTAAACCTAAGGAAATGTCTAAGTTTGAAGATCACGAATTGGTAATTCTAGAGACTGGTCGTATGGGTGAGCCGATTAACAGCCTCCAAAAAATGGCTATAGGACGACACCGTTTTATCCAAATTAAAGACGGTGACTTAGTTTATATTGTGACGACACCAAGTATTGCCAAAGAAGCTGTTGTTGCGCGTGTGGAAAATATGATTTATAAGGCTGGTGGTTCTGTTAAGTTAATCACCCAAAACTTGCGCGTTTCTGGTCATGCCAATGGTCGTGATTTGCAGTTGATGCTAAATCTTATGAAACCCAAATACCTCTTTCCAATCCAAGGGGAGTATCGTGACCTAGCAGCCCATGCTAATATGGCAGAGGAGACTGGTATGCCAGCAGAAAATATCTATATCATGAAGCGTGGAGATATCATGCACCTATCTGACCAAGGGTTTTTACATGAAGGAGCTATTCCTGCAGGTGATGTCATGATTGATGGAAATGCGATTGGTGATGTGGGTAATATTGTACTTCGTGATCGTAAGGTCTTGTCAGAAGACGGTATCTTTATCGTTGCGATGACGGTTAATAAAAAAGAGCGTAAAATTGTTTCACGCGCTAAAATCAATACCCGTGGTTTTGTTTATGTTAAGAAGAGTCGTGATATTCTTCGCGAATCAGCTGACTTAGTGAATACAACTGTTGAAAATTATCTAGCAGAAGATGGATTTGACTGGGGTGAACTCAAAGGGCAAGTGCGTGATGAAATCAGCAAATTTTTATTTGATCAAACCAAGCGTCGTCCGGCAATCTTACCTGTCATCATGGAAGTACGTTAA
- a CDS encoding ABC transporter permease, with protein MIISSISQGLLYGILGLGIYLTFRILDFPDLTTEGSFPLGGAVAVTLLNMGWHPILATLVAILAGCVAGLVTGLLYTKGKIPTILAGILVMTSINSIMLMIMGRANLGLLDIKPIQELLPFTTSYNLLVLGLIAVVAVIVFLIVSLNTRLGQAYIATGDNRDMAKSFGINTDRMEVMGLIVSNGIIALSGALISQQDGYADVSKGIGIIVIGLASIIIGEVVYASDLTFLERLITIVIGAVFYQFLITAVIALGFNTNYLKLFSAIVLSICLVVPVLKNKVFKGAKVTR; from the coding sequence ATGATTATATCATCAATTTCACAAGGACTTTTGTATGGCATTCTTGGTTTAGGTATTTACCTGACCTTTAGAATCTTAGACTTTCCTGATCTAACAACAGAAGGTTCATTTCCTCTTGGAGGGGCGGTAGCTGTGACTCTCCTCAATATGGGATGGCATCCTATTTTAGCAACACTTGTGGCTATTTTAGCTGGGTGTGTGGCTGGCTTAGTGACAGGTCTTCTTTATACCAAAGGGAAAATCCCAACCATTCTAGCAGGTATTTTGGTCATGACTTCCATCAACTCCATCATGCTGATGATTATGGGACGTGCTAACCTCGGTCTACTTGATATTAAACCAATCCAAGAATTATTGCCATTTACTACCAGCTATAATCTTTTGGTGCTTGGTTTGATAGCTGTTGTCGCTGTGATTGTCTTCCTCATTGTTTCTCTCAACACTCGTTTGGGTCAAGCCTATATTGCGACAGGTGATAACCGAGATATGGCAAAAAGTTTTGGGATCAATACTGACCGTATGGAAGTCATGGGTTTAATCGTCTCAAATGGGATTATAGCTTTATCAGGGGCGCTTATTAGTCAACAGGATGGTTACGCAGATGTATCTAAAGGGATTGGTATTATCGTCATTGGATTAGCCAGTATCATTATCGGTGAAGTTGTCTACGCAAGTGATTTGACTTTCTTAGAACGTCTGATAACCATCGTTATCGGTGCCGTTTTCTATCAATTCTTGATAACAGCAGTGATAGCGCTTGGTTTTAACACCAATTACCTTAAACTCTTCAGTGCCATCGTTCTCTCAATCTGCCTAGTGGTACCAGTCTTAAAAAATAAAGTATTCAAGGGGGCTAAAGTAACACGATGA
- a CDS encoding Rqc2 family fibronectin-binding protein, which translates to MSFDGFFLHHLTKELQDFILYGRIQKVNQPFERELVLTIRNNRQNYKLLLSAHPVFGRVQTTKADFQNPQSPNTYTMIMRKYLQGAVIESVSQIENDRILEITVSNKNEIGDHIKVTLVVEIMGKHSNIILIDKNENKIIESIKHIGFSQNSYRTILPGASYIAPPKTDALNPFTIDDIKLFEILQTTDLSTKQLQHTFQGLGRDTAKELSEQLAHADQKLKTFRQFFAQDSQPSLTEKSFSAVAFTDTVQTFDSLSDLMDHFYQEKAERDRISQQASDLIHRVQNELEKNRKKLIKQEAELAATESAEDFRQKGELLTTYMAMVPNDKDSVTLDNYYTGEPITIALDLALTPNQNAQRYFKKYQKLKEAVKHLKGLIEETKQSIAYFESVDVNLSQATMDDIGEIREELIESGFMKRRSTDKRHKRKKPEQYLASDGQTIIMVGRNNLQNEELTFKMAKKGELWFHAKDIPGSHVLIKDNLDPSDEVKTDAAELAAYYSKARLSNLVQVDMIEAKKLHKPTAAKPGFVTYTGQKTLRVTPTEEKIQSMRIKSSL; encoded by the coding sequence ATGTCTTTTGACGGCTTTTTTTTACATCATTTAACCAAAGAATTACAGGACTTTATTTTATACGGACGAATTCAAAAAGTTAATCAGCCTTTTGAGCGGGAACTAGTCCTAACCATTCGTAACAATCGTCAAAACTATAAATTACTTTTGTCTGCTCACCCTGTTTTCGGGCGTGTTCAAACGACAAAAGCAGACTTTCAGAATCCTCAAAGCCCTAATACTTACACTATGATTATGCGAAAGTATCTTCAGGGAGCTGTCATTGAATCGGTTAGCCAGATTGAAAATGATAGAATTTTAGAAATCACTGTTTCTAATAAAAATGAAATTGGTGATCATATCAAAGTGACCTTGGTTGTTGAAATTATGGGGAAACATAGTAATATCATTTTGATTGATAAAAATGAGAATAAGATTATCGAGTCCATCAAGCATATAGGCTTCTCACAAAATTCTTACCGAACCATTTTACCAGGGGCTAGCTACATTGCTCCGCCAAAGACAGATGCCCTCAATCCCTTCACAATTGACGATATCAAGTTATTCGAAATCCTGCAAACGACAGATTTATCAACGAAACAGTTACAGCATACCTTCCAAGGTTTAGGTCGCGATACGGCTAAAGAGTTATCAGAGCAACTAGCACATGCCGATCAAAAATTAAAAACCTTCCGCCAGTTTTTTGCACAAGACAGTCAGCCAAGCCTAACCGAAAAATCATTTTCAGCAGTTGCTTTTACTGATACTGTCCAAACTTTTGATAGTTTGTCAGACCTTATGGATCACTTCTATCAAGAAAAAGCGGAACGTGACCGCATCAGCCAACAAGCTAGCGACCTCATTCATCGCGTGCAGAATGAACTGGAAAAAAACCGGAAAAAACTCATTAAACAAGAGGCTGAACTAGCTGCTACAGAGTCAGCAGAGGACTTTCGTCAAAAAGGAGAACTCCTAACCACCTATATGGCTATGGTCCCCAATGATAAAGACTCAGTTACACTAGATAACTACTATACCGGAGAGCCTATCACTATCGCTCTTGACCTTGCCTTAACTCCAAACCAAAACGCCCAGCGTTATTTTAAAAAATACCAAAAACTTAAAGAAGCTGTTAAACATCTTAAAGGCTTGATTGAAGAAACCAAGCAAAGTATCGCCTATTTTGAAAGTGTCGATGTCAATCTTTCTCAGGCGACCATGGATGATATTGGTGAGATTCGTGAGGAGTTGATTGAGTCTGGCTTTATGAAACGCCGTTCCACTGATAAACGCCATAAGCGTAAAAAACCAGAACAATATCTGGCTTCAGATGGGCAAACCATTATCATGGTCGGGCGTAATAATCTTCAAAACGAAGAATTAACCTTTAAAATGGCTAAAAAAGGAGAACTTTGGTTCCACGCCAAAGATATTCCAGGAAGCCATGTCCTTATCAAAGACAATCTTGATCCAAGTGATGAGGTCAAGACAGACGCAGCTGAGTTGGCTGCATACTATTCCAAAGCCCGTCTTTCGAACTTAGTACAAGTGGATATGATTGAAGCTAAAAAATTGCATAAACCGACTGCTGCCAAGCCCGGTTTTGTGACATACACAGGTCAAAAAACACTGCGTGTCACACCCACAGAAGAGAAGATTCAGAGTATGAGAATAAAGTCATCTCTATAA
- the trpX gene encoding tryptophan ABC transporter substrate-binding protein has protein sequence MKNKAVIGTLAVLALIIVGSIFYSLGQSNAGSEKSPKEKVKVGVLQFVTHDALDAINEGISKGLEESGYGKDRVEIDYVNAEADQSKIQTMSKQLVANGNDVLVGIATPAAQGLANATKDIPVVMGAISDPVGAKLVSDLKHPSANITGVSNQVPVAQEVELITKLTPDAKTIGVLYASSEDNSQSQVEKFEKLAKEKGLTVKTYAVPSTNEITSTMAVMTGKVDAIFVPQDNTIASAMKTVAASANKAKLPVYVVDDSMVKNGGFAAIGQNQFDLGVETGKMVAQILDGKAVKDMPVNVINTGTPTLNMKVAKELGIDIPQEVLDEAEISVKAD, from the coding sequence ATGAAAAACAAAGCCGTTATTGGAACTTTAGCCGTCTTGGCACTTATTATTGTTGGATCTATTTTTTATAGTTTGGGGCAGAGTAATGCAGGCTCAGAAAAATCACCTAAAGAAAAAGTTAAAGTTGGTGTTTTACAATTCGTTACCCATGATGCCTTAGATGCTATTAATGAGGGCATTTCAAAAGGTCTCGAAGAGTCAGGCTATGGTAAGGATCGTGTTGAGATTGATTACGTTAATGCTGAAGCAGATCAATCAAAAATTCAGACCATGAGTAAACAACTGGTAGCAAACGGCAATGATGTCCTTGTTGGGATTGCGACACCGGCTGCCCAAGGTTTAGCAAATGCAACAAAAGATATTCCAGTAGTTATGGGAGCTATCTCAGATCCAGTGGGTGCCAAACTAGTTTCTGATTTAAAACACCCATCAGCCAATATCACAGGTGTTTCAAACCAAGTTCCAGTTGCTCAAGAAGTTGAGCTAATCACCAAGTTAACGCCTGATGCTAAAACAATTGGAGTCCTTTATGCTAGCAGTGAAGATAATTCGCAAAGTCAAGTTGAGAAGTTCGAAAAATTAGCTAAAGAAAAAGGTTTAACCGTTAAAACCTATGCGGTTCCTTCAACGAATGAAATCACCTCTACTATGGCTGTTATGACTGGAAAAGTAGATGCTATTTTCGTCCCTCAAGATAATACAATCGCTAGTGCTATGAAAACAGTAGCGGCTTCTGCCAACAAAGCGAAATTACCAGTCTATGTCGTTGATGATAGTATGGTAAAAAATGGCGGTTTCGCAGCGATAGGACAAAATCAATTTGACCTCGGGGTCGAAACAGGGAAAATGGTTGCCCAAATCCTTGATGGAAAAGCTGTTAAAGACATGCCTGTTAATGTTATTAACACAGGTACACCGACTCTCAACATGAAAGTGGCTAAGGAACTTGGTATTGATATTCCACAAGAAGTTCTGGACGAGGCAGAAATATCTGTTAAAGCTGATTAA
- a CDS encoding ABC transporter ATP-binding protein gives MRKIVELQEATVQVHNGSNDYKTILDTVDLTIYEHDFITILGGNGAGKSTLFNVIAGTLMLTSGKILIMGEDVTHLTAEKRAKYLARVFQDPKMGTAPRMTVAENLLVAKYRGEKRGLVPRRIHQFKDEFQALIGKIGNGIENHLETPTGFLSGGQRQALSLLMATIKRPDLLLLDEHTAALDPKTSVSLMNLTEEFVQKDQLTALMITHRMEDALKYGNRLIVMKDGKIVQDRSAEEKAGLSIADYYQVFE, from the coding sequence ATGAGAAAAATAGTAGAATTACAAGAAGCAACAGTTCAAGTTCACAACGGCTCCAATGATTACAAGACGATTTTAGATACGGTCGATTTAACCATTTACGAACATGATTTTATTACTATTTTGGGTGGCAATGGTGCAGGAAAATCAACCCTTTTCAATGTCATTGCCGGAACCCTTATGCTAACGAGCGGTAAGATTTTGATCATGGGAGAAGACGTGACCCACTTGACAGCTGAAAAAAGAGCTAAGTATTTGGCGCGTGTTTTCCAAGACCCTAAAATGGGGACTGCTCCACGGATGACGGTGGCTGAAAATCTCTTAGTTGCTAAATACCGTGGTGAAAAACGTGGGTTGGTACCAAGACGTATTCATCAATTTAAGGATGAGTTTCAAGCTTTGATTGGCAAAATTGGTAATGGGATTGAAAATCATTTGGAAACACCGACTGGTTTCTTATCAGGTGGTCAGCGTCAAGCACTCAGTTTACTTATGGCAACTATCAAGCGCCCTGATTTGTTATTATTGGATGAGCATACCGCAGCTTTAGATCCCAAGACAAGCGTGTCACTCATGAACTTGACTGAAGAATTTGTCCAAAAAGACCAGCTAACAGCACTTATGATAACACACCGTATGGAGGATGCTTTAAAATACGGTAATCGTCTGATTGTGATGAAAGATGGGAAAATTGTACAAGATCGCTCAGCAGAAGAAAAAGCAGGGCTATCAATCGCTGACTATTATCAAGTTTTTGAGTGA